The region GATGAAATTATCGGCAAGGTTAAACAGCTCACCGACAAATTTCAGCCCATCGCCGCCGATGCTTTTGAGCAATTACGCCAGCACAATATTGAACTGTTCTTTAACGATGAAAAATCGAAAGTCTTTAAAAAGCAGTTATCAAAAAGCCACAAAACCTGGCTAAAAACCTTTTTTGAACACCAAATTATTCGCCACATTACGCCCATTATTATTTCGTCAAACACCCAACTGGTAAGTTGCTTAGATGATGACGGTATTTACCTGTTGGTGGCACTCAAACAAGCGAAAAACGTGCAGTATGCGTTAATTGAAATTCCACGAGAGGAAGTAAACCGCTTTATTATTCTGCCCAAAGAGACTGACGAAGAGCTCCAGCGCGTGGTGATGCTTGACGATATTGTGCATTACTTTCTCGACGATATTTTTACGGGCATTTTCGAATACGAAGATATGGATGCCTACTCAGTGAAACTAACGCGTGACGCGGAATACGATTTAAATGATGAGCTAGATGAAAGCCTACTAGACAAAATGTCCAAAGGTTTAAAGCAGCGTTTAAATGCCGCCCCAGCGCGCTTGGGCTATGATCGCCACATGCCCGACTACATGGTGAAGTTTTTACGTAAAGCACTAAAAATAAAAGATGAAAATAACTTAGTACCCGGTGTGCGCTACCGCCACTTCAAAGACTTTATTGGTTTTCCAAACCTCGGCGGTGCAACACTGGAAAAGCAAGAGTTAGTCGCGTTGGAGTCTGCTCGCTTTTCTGGCTTTAACAATGTTTTTGATGCCATCTCATATCAAGATGTGCTGGTTTACTACCCTTACTACAAATTTAGGCACTTTACCGAGTTTGTTCGTCAGGCGTCTTACGACCCGCTTGTCCGCCATATCAAAATCAACATTTATCGCGTTGCCAAAAATTCAGAGATTATTCACTCACTCATTGAAGCGGTTAAAAACGGCAAGCAAGTGACTGTGGTGGTTGAACTACGCGCGCGATTCGACGAAGAAGCCAATATTGAATGGGCCAAACGTATGAAAGACGCGGGCATCCACGTTGAGTTTGGGATTGAATCACTGAAAGTTCACTCTAAGCTTTGTATTGTTTCTCGTCTGGAAAACGAACGCCTAGTGCGCTATGCCCATATTGGTACAGGTAACTTTCACGAGAAAAATGCGCGTATTTATACTGATTTTTCACTCTTTACCAAACACAAAGACATCAGCCAAGAAGTTGACAATGTGTTCTCTTTCATTGCTCATAGCTACAAGCGTTTTCGGTTTAACCATTTGATTGTTTCGCCGCTCACTTCGCGTCGCCGATTCTACCAGCTAATCGACAATGAAATTGCCCACGCAACCCAAGGCAATAAAGCGCAGATCACGCTAAAAATTAATAATTTAGTGGATAAAGGCTTAATTGACCGACTGTACAAAGCCAGTTGTGCCGGCGTGAAAATACGCATGATCATACGCGGTATGTGTACCTTGATACCGCAACTCTCTGGTGTCAGCGAAAATATTGAAGTTATTTCAATTGTCGATCAGTTTCTAGAGCACCCAAGGGTGCTGATGTTTCACAACGGTGGTGAAGACAATCTATTTATTAGCTCTGGTGATTGGATGGAGCGCAACATTGACCAGCGCGTCGAAGTTGGTTGCCCAATATACGATGCCACGTTAAAGCAGCGTATTATCGATTTACTTGAGCTGCAATTTAGCGATAACCAGAAAGCGCGCATTATCGACCAGATGCAAGATAATCAATACGTCAAACAAGAAAAGCGCCAGCCTATTCGCTCACAACTAGCGATTTACGATTACTTGCAAGCACAAGAGCTTGTTGATAAAAAAGCGCTCAAAAACCTGGAATAAACGGTATGACCCAAAGCCTAAAACAAATCAGTGAAAGCATTAGCGACATTAAATCGAGCAATGGCAGTTATCATATTGGCGCGCTTGATATTGGCTCTAACAGCTTTCATTTTGTTTTTGCGCGTGTGGTTAATGACAATTTACAAATTCTGCACTCTGAAAAATACCGTGTTCGACTCGCCCAAGGGCTTGATGATCAAAACCTACTTGATCACGCCGCCATCGAACGCGGTGTTAAAGCGCTGGCAGATTTAGCCCCGCTAACGGAAAAGTTGTCTCCAGACAACTTCCGTGTGGTTGCCACTTTTACACTGCGACAGGCAAAAAATGCACAAGCATTTTTAGATGCTGCCGCCAAGGTTTTTCCATTTGATATCGAAGTAGTTTCCGGCCACGAAGAAGCGCGCCTTATCTACCAAGGTGTTGCCCATTACTTGCCGCCAGCAACACAGCGCTTAATCATCGATATCGGCGGCGGTAGTACCGAATGTGTCATAGGTAAAGACTTACAGACCTCTCAACTGACCAGTCTTAATATTGGTTGTGTGAGCTTTGCGCGACTCTATTTTGCCAATGGCCATATCACCAAGCAGGCATTTAAACGTGCGATATTACACGCCAAACAAGAAATTGAATCTCATGTAAACCGCTTTAAAGCTGCTGGCTGGCACGAAGCGGTTGGTACATCTGGGACATTGAAAACGATTTTTCAGCAGCTAAACTTGCACCGCGAGGCGAATCAGCCATTTAACTTGGCAGAGCTACGAGGATTTAAAGACCAATTAATTAACTTTGGCCACGCGGATAACATTCAGCTGCCCAATTTGAAAGAAAGTCGCCGCCATATTATTGCGCCGGGTGTCGCCATTTTAATTGGTATTGCTGAGCTATTAGAAATTAACAGCATTGATTACTGTGACTACTCGTTGCGGGAAGGTGTGTTATCAGAGCAGCTGGAAGCGATTCAGTTCGACGATATTCGCGACCGCACGATAAACAGTCTTTCCACGCGTTTTAATGTCGACGCGCAGCAAGTAAACAAAGTGAAAACGCTCGCAACGCGTATTTACCAAGCGACAGAAAAAGCGTGGCAGCTGAATAAAAAAGCTTATAAGCAATTATTAAACTGGGCAATTTGGGTACACGAAATCGGTTACGATATTAATCCTTCGGGCTATCACAAGCACAGTCGATATATTTTACTCAATGCCGATTTGGCGGGCTTCAACGTAGAGCAGCAGCAGGCATTGGCATGGCTAGTCGGCAACCAACGCAAGAAAATTCAATTTGAAGATCAGCAATTGTGGTACTTACTGAACGAAGCAAGTTTGGCCAAGTTACTCGTTATTTTACGCTTGTCTATTTTGCTCAGCCAGCAGCGACAGTTAACTGAACATGCCGAAATAAGCATTAGTGCCGATAAAGATTCAATCAACTTAACCTTCCCAAGTAACTGGCTTGGTGAGAAACCACTTGTTGAAGCTGATTTAACGCAAGAGCAAAAACAACTGAGCGTGCTTGGTATTGCATTGAGTTTTAATTAACAGCGCTATTCTAACGGTATAGCAACTATCGCTATACCAGCTAGTTCCATTTGATTTGTCCTACCACTCTTTCGGCCTCATTATTGCCATATGGCAACAGTTATTTGTCAAATACAAATATTATCAGCCAAATAAAAACACTCTATAATTTCAGCCTATCTAGCTTTCACGCCTTCTATACCTTGTATATGAGGCTAATTATTTAATTTATTGAGGTAAGTATGAAAAAAGTACTGATTCCATTAACAAACCACGCAACGCTTGGCACAACTGATCAAGCTAACGGTACCTACGCACCAGAATTAACACACGTAGTTGACGTATTAAACGCAGCTGGTGTTGATTTTGAACTTGCTTCTATTCAGGGTGGCGAAGTGCCCGTTTACGGTACGGATATGGAAGGTGACGACATCAACGAAAAAGTGTTAGCTGATGCAGCTTTCCAAGCACAATTAGCAAAAA is a window of Thalassotalea euphylliae DNA encoding:
- the ppk1 gene encoding polyphosphate kinase 1, which encodes MNDSRIYFDKELSWLSFNERVLQEAADPNVPLIERIRFLGIYSSNLDEFFRVRVANLRRKLIVTEATANEASTQPSEDQLLLDEIIGKVKQLTDKFQPIAADAFEQLRQHNIELFFNDEKSKVFKKQLSKSHKTWLKTFFEHQIIRHITPIIISSNTQLVSCLDDDGIYLLVALKQAKNVQYALIEIPREEVNRFIILPKETDEELQRVVMLDDIVHYFLDDIFTGIFEYEDMDAYSVKLTRDAEYDLNDELDESLLDKMSKGLKQRLNAAPARLGYDRHMPDYMVKFLRKALKIKDENNLVPGVRYRHFKDFIGFPNLGGATLEKQELVALESARFSGFNNVFDAISYQDVLVYYPYYKFRHFTEFVRQASYDPLVRHIKINIYRVAKNSEIIHSLIEAVKNGKQVTVVVELRARFDEEANIEWAKRMKDAGIHVEFGIESLKVHSKLCIVSRLENERLVRYAHIGTGNFHEKNARIYTDFSLFTKHKDISQEVDNVFSFIAHSYKRFRFNHLIVSPLTSRRRFYQLIDNEIAHATQGNKAQITLKINNLVDKGLIDRLYKASCAGVKIRMIIRGMCTLIPQLSGVSENIEVISIVDQFLEHPRVLMFHNGGEDNLFISSGDWMERNIDQRVEVGCPIYDATLKQRIIDLLELQFSDNQKARIIDQMQDNQYVKQEKRQPIRSQLAIYDYLQAQELVDKKALKNLE
- a CDS encoding Ppx/GppA phosphatase family protein — translated: MTQSLKQISESISDIKSSNGSYHIGALDIGSNSFHFVFARVVNDNLQILHSEKYRVRLAQGLDDQNLLDHAAIERGVKALADLAPLTEKLSPDNFRVVATFTLRQAKNAQAFLDAAAKVFPFDIEVVSGHEEARLIYQGVAHYLPPATQRLIIDIGGGSTECVIGKDLQTSQLTSLNIGCVSFARLYFANGHITKQAFKRAILHAKQEIESHVNRFKAAGWHEAVGTSGTLKTIFQQLNLHREANQPFNLAELRGFKDQLINFGHADNIQLPNLKESRRHIIAPGVAILIGIAELLEINSIDYCDYSLREGVLSEQLEAIQFDDIRDRTINSLSTRFNVDAQQVNKVKTLATRIYQATEKAWQLNKKAYKQLLNWAIWVHEIGYDINPSGYHKHSRYILLNADLAGFNVEQQQALAWLVGNQRKKIQFEDQQLWYLLNEASLAKLLVILRLSILLSQQRQLTEHAEISISADKDSINLTFPSNWLGEKPLVEADLTQEQKQLSVLGIALSFN